One window from the genome of Spirosoma rhododendri encodes:
- the parS gene encoding type II RES/Xre toxin-antitoxin system antitoxin has product MTAPASLQSAGGNALTPLQLIDRSREGLVGTEAGQVASLLDVSDKEMARLLNQSVATFHRQARLGRLDPSTSERLLLLSQLAVYGASVFQDRGKFNRWLRRPLRLLENRSPLDLLDSSTGVRLVEDLLGRIDYGVLS; this is encoded by the coding sequence ATGACAGCTCCCGCTAGTTTACAGTCAGCCGGTGGTAATGCGCTTACGCCTTTGCAATTGATCGATCGGTCGCGCGAGGGGTTGGTCGGTACGGAAGCGGGTCAGGTTGCCAGTCTGCTGGACGTTTCAGACAAGGAAATGGCCCGGCTGCTCAATCAGTCGGTCGCTACGTTTCACCGGCAGGCCAGGCTGGGACGACTCGACCCATCGACGTCTGAACGGCTGCTGCTGCTTAGTCAACTGGCCGTCTACGGTGCGTCGGTGTTTCAGGATCGGGGCAAGTTCAATCGCTGGCTCCGGCGTCCGCTGCGGCTGTTGGAAAACCGGTCGCCACTGGATCTGCTCGATAGTTCGACCGGTGTCCGGCTCGTTGAAGACCTGCTGGGTCGTATTGATTACGGTGTACTTAGCTGA
- a CDS encoding RES family NAD+ phosphorylase: MAITVYRIQTDSHHDTILDGIGAQLHGGRWNLRGRPMIYTATTPELCFLEYMVHLDGTPLADLPPLILCEISLPAQSVQYLSADQLPTGWNDPYLTPVGLPGFLDGQFRQRQCLGIAIPSAVIPLSPSRNVLIDPLHPQRNQCTLLSIQPYPIDPRLPTGN; encoded by the coding sequence ATGGCGATTACAGTCTATCGCATTCAGACTGACAGTCACCACGACACGATTTTAGATGGGATCGGCGCGCAGCTACACGGTGGCCGGTGGAACCTCCGGGGTCGCCCGATGATCTACACGGCGACAACCCCTGAACTTTGCTTTCTGGAATATATGGTTCATCTGGACGGCACCCCCCTGGCCGATCTGCCTCCGCTTATTCTGTGCGAAATCAGCCTTCCAGCCCAGTCTGTTCAGTATTTGTCGGCCGATCAGTTACCGACAGGATGGAACGATCCGTACCTGACGCCAGTGGGTCTGCCGGGCTTCCTGGATGGTCAGTTCCGGCAGCGGCAGTGTCTCGGCATTGCCATACCGTCGGCCGTGATACCCCTGTCGCCCTCGCGCAACGTCCTGATCGACCCATTGCATCCGCAACGAAATCAATGTACGCTACTGTCCATCCAGCCCTACCCCATCGACCCGCGTCTGCCAACCGGCAACTGA
- a CDS encoding NAD(P)H-dependent oxidoreductase, which translates to MELIDALNWRYAAKKMNGQTVPAEKVDTILEAIRLSASSVGIQPYKVIVVESHELRGKIHEQACPQPQIVEGSHVLIFASWTAVEADDVDQYMQLIADTRNTDVASLTPFADSIKGALLGRTPEARAEWAARQSYIALGTGLIAAAAEGVDATPMEGFNADALDQLLDLPAKGLHSTSILVLGYRDEEKDYLAKAPKVRRSKEDLFIELA; encoded by the coding sequence ATGGAACTCATTGATGCACTGAACTGGCGGTATGCTGCCAAAAAAATGAACGGGCAGACCGTTCCCGCCGAGAAAGTCGATACCATTCTGGAAGCGATTCGCCTGTCGGCGTCGTCGGTTGGTATTCAGCCGTACAAAGTAATTGTGGTGGAAAGCCACGAGCTGCGCGGTAAAATCCACGAGCAGGCCTGCCCACAGCCGCAGATCGTTGAGGGGTCGCACGTGCTGATCTTCGCCAGTTGGACCGCTGTCGAAGCGGACGATGTCGACCAGTATATGCAACTGATCGCCGATACGCGTAATACCGACGTGGCCTCGCTGACGCCGTTTGCCGATTCGATCAAAGGAGCATTGCTGGGCCGGACGCCCGAAGCGCGTGCCGAATGGGCCGCCCGCCAGTCGTACATCGCGCTGGGTACGGGCCTGATTGCGGCCGCTGCGGAAGGGGTCGATGCTACGCCGATGGAAGGTTTCAACGCCGACGCCCTCGACCAACTGCTCGACTTGCCCGCCAAAGGGCTGCACAGCACATCGATTCTGGTGCTGGGCTACCGCGACGAAGAGAAAGATTACCTGGCCAAAGCGCCCAAAGTGCGCCGGTCGAAAGAAGATCTGTTTATCGAACTGGCGTAA
- the rimM gene encoding ribosome maturation factor RimM (Essential for efficient processing of 16S rRNA): protein MTKDDCYQVGHITKTHGVNGELVLFLDVDDASEYADLDSVLLEVKNELIPYFIESIAIVKGSRAIIAFEDVDTIEQAERLINCGAFLPLDNLEPITDETRFYFHEIVGYQIVDAHEGPLGTVRGVYAMNAQDLIAMDYQGKEVLIPINSDIVKTVNRAEQKLNVDLPDGLLAIYMEDNAADKAEFDGDADNSDDSNAH from the coding sequence ATGACTAAAGACGATTGCTATCAGGTAGGCCACATTACCAAGACCCACGGCGTCAATGGTGAACTGGTCCTGTTTCTGGATGTCGATGATGCTTCCGAGTACGCCGATCTGGATTCGGTGCTGCTGGAGGTCAAAAACGAACTGATTCCGTATTTTATCGAGTCGATTGCCATCGTGAAAGGTAGTCGGGCAATCATCGCCTTTGAAGACGTTGATACCATCGAGCAGGCCGAACGGCTCATCAACTGTGGCGCATTTCTGCCCCTCGATAACCTCGAACCCATTACCGACGAAACGCGCTTTTACTTCCACGAAATTGTGGGCTATCAGATCGTTGATGCCCACGAAGGGCCGCTCGGCACAGTGCGTGGCGTATACGCCATGAACGCCCAGGACCTGATTGCGATGGATTATCAGGGCAAAGAAGTGCTGATTCCGATCAACAGCGACATCGTCAAGACGGTGAACCGGGCAGAGCAGAAGCTGAACGTGGATCTGCCCGACGGTTTGCTGGCGATTTATATGGAAGACAACGCGGCCGACAAAGCTGAATTCGACGGCGACGCGGACAATAGCGACGACTCCAATGCGCATTGA
- a CDS encoding DUF3817 domain-containing protein, which yields MLTHLKTNLGRLRLLALLEGLSLIALVFIAMPVKYMGSDPTLVKVIGPIHGVLFILFVLYTINVSIEENWQFLRTTWKVLLASIIPFGTFYVDKTILSRQKEV from the coding sequence ATGCTTACTCATCTCAAAACCAATCTGGGGCGGCTGCGACTCCTCGCGCTGCTCGAAGGACTATCGCTCATTGCGCTGGTGTTCATTGCCATGCCGGTCAAGTACATGGGCAGCGACCCCACGCTGGTCAAGGTAATCGGCCCGATTCACGGCGTGCTGTTCATCCTGTTTGTGCTGTACACGATCAATGTCAGCATCGAGGAAAACTGGCAATTCCTGCGCACAACCTGGAAGGTGCTGCTCGCGTCGATCATCCCCTTCGGCACGTTCTACGTCGACAAAACGATCCTGAGCCGGCAGAAGGAAGTTTAA
- a CDS encoding helix-turn-helix domain-containing protein: MAIKTYDTLAFLSRFMTPSTDLDAQLRPEPGQFFIVPLETMYRQVNRRVPPSRSLAHSCLLITGGAATMTIGFDTYTATAGELLFVPAGQVFSFGSDDVNEGYLLHIHPNLLLGRHAADVPTMEFEFLTPWGNLLVRPPADTFDALLLLTQRLLTIYQAQGIRSRPLIQSYLTTWLCEVAETYQPVSVTMQTAAYRLSHAFKTLLTAYVRTQHRVTDYASQLNITPNHLNKVVKETTGKSPTRWIDEALVLEAKVLLSQTADPVSTVADQLGFSDPSYFSRLFRRYEGVTPIEFRRMIDSSGS, translated from the coding sequence ATGGCCATAAAAACCTACGACACGCTGGCGTTTCTGTCCCGGTTCATGACGCCGTCGACCGATCTGGACGCCCAGCTACGCCCCGAACCCGGTCAGTTTTTTATCGTCCCGCTGGAGACGATGTACCGGCAGGTGAACCGGCGCGTACCGCCATCGCGTTCGCTCGCGCACAGTTGCCTGCTCATTACGGGCGGGGCGGCTACGATGACGATTGGCTTCGATACGTACACGGCTACGGCGGGCGAACTGCTGTTTGTACCGGCCGGACAGGTCTTTTCGTTCGGCAGCGACGACGTAAACGAGGGTTATCTGCTGCATATTCACCCGAATCTGCTGCTTGGTCGTCATGCGGCCGATGTGCCCACAATGGAGTTTGAATTTCTGACGCCCTGGGGGAATCTGCTGGTGAGGCCCCCCGCCGATACGTTCGACGCGCTGCTTCTGCTGACCCAGCGGCTGCTGACGATCTATCAGGCGCAGGGTATCCGGTCCCGGCCGCTTATTCAATCGTACCTGACGACCTGGCTCTGCGAGGTGGCGGAGACGTACCAGCCTGTTTCGGTGACGATGCAGACGGCGGCCTATCGCCTGTCGCACGCGTTCAAGACACTGCTCACGGCCTATGTCCGAACGCAGCACCGGGTTACCGACTACGCATCGCAGCTGAACATCACGCCTAACCACCTGAACAAAGTGGTGAAAGAAACGACCGGTAAGTCGCCAACCCGCTGGATCGACGAAGCGCTGGTGCTGGAGGCCAAAGTGCTGTTATCGCAAACGGCCGACCCGGTAAGCACCGTTGCCGATCAGCTCGGTTTCAGCGACCCCTCGTATTTTAGCCGCCTGTTCCGACGATACGAGGGAGTTACTCCCATCGAATTTCGGCGAATGATTGATTCGTCTGGTTCGTAG
- a CDS encoding GNAT family N-acetyltransferase, producing MISIRAGVLEDVPDAFALVTELAVYERSADEVSNTVEQMALDGFGPNPLYGMLVAEETATKKIVGMALYYFRYSTWKGKRLYLEDIIVTEEFRGYGIGKLLLDATVETAHTTQCTGMMWQVLDWNQPAIGFYQQFGTRFDNGWTNCHLDF from the coding sequence ATGATCTCTATCCGTGCCGGCGTCCTTGAAGATGTTCCCGATGCCTTTGCCCTTGTTACCGAACTGGCCGTTTACGAACGTTCTGCCGATGAGGTTTCCAACACCGTCGAGCAGATGGCGCTCGATGGCTTCGGCCCAAACCCCCTCTACGGGATGCTGGTAGCCGAAGAGACAGCGACCAAAAAGATCGTCGGGATGGCGCTGTACTATTTCCGCTATTCGACCTGGAAAGGCAAGCGGCTGTACCTCGAAGACATCATCGTGACGGAAGAGTTCCGGGGCTACGGCATTGGCAAACTGCTGCTCGACGCAACCGTTGAAACCGCGCATACCACCCAGTGTACGGGTATGATGTGGCAGGTACTCGACTGGAATCAGCCCGCCATTGGCTTCTATCAGCAGTTTGGTACCCGCTTCGACAACGGCTGGACAAACTGCCATCTCGATTTCTGA
- a CDS encoding sensor histidine kinase: MEPLSALFHHTPVPMAVLYAGSNRVQIVNDAWRRFWNVPDAVNDGQLLSELLTPEQAGLYSRLLGTDTDSSEVAVSVMWAGQCVQRYIRLVVTQVPAVDQKPAYLGTVILDVTDTVLARQRADALAKEQEEQRRMMREALDSSPVAIVVATSIRDETTGQLIDFEYRLANRESNRLSNLPEAEELSGKRMLATFPGDKESGVFSQFKTVVETGEPLAVETHYKHGQTDKWFYVRVVKHGDGYVQTTLDITPVKEAEAAIEEQADLLRTILNNSQTAISLHSVIRGQNGKIADFKTALANKRAQEIWGDTLKQHMSRSFLEHRPEAAGTPEFERYVQVVNTGEPARFEFGVADKLYSINIARAGDGVVLSSVDITSDRQYQRQLEQINAELKRSNESLQAFAYIASHDLQEPLRKITSFSSILSGQYTEQLDDRGLDILVRIQSSAERMSSLIRDLLSYARIGSQPDSFRPVDLHTVLTELLNDMEFTVGMAGATIQLDQLPQVVGDPVQLHQLFQNLLSNAVKFHREGVPPVVQISSERVADDRLPPSLRESRPSGCSFWAIRVADNGIGFDEKYNDRIFQVFQRLHSRNLYSGTGIGLAIVRKVAEQHGGVIIAESRPDAGSTFTVYLPG; this comes from the coding sequence ATGGAGCCGTTGTCCGCTTTGTTTCACCACACGCCTGTGCCCATGGCGGTACTGTACGCCGGCTCAAACCGGGTGCAGATCGTCAACGATGCGTGGCGTCGGTTCTGGAACGTACCCGATGCTGTGAACGACGGACAACTACTAAGCGAGCTGCTGACGCCCGAGCAGGCCGGTCTCTACAGTCGGTTGCTCGGTACGGACACTGACTCGTCTGAGGTAGCGGTTTCTGTTATGTGGGCGGGGCAGTGTGTACAGCGTTACATTCGACTGGTGGTTACGCAGGTGCCCGCAGTCGATCAGAAACCGGCTTATCTGGGTACGGTCATTCTCGACGTAACCGACACCGTGCTGGCGCGGCAACGGGCCGACGCGCTGGCTAAAGAGCAGGAGGAGCAGCGACGGATGATGCGTGAAGCGCTCGATAGCTCCCCCGTAGCTATCGTTGTTGCCACCAGCATTCGTGACGAAACGACCGGCCAACTCATTGATTTCGAGTACCGGCTGGCCAATCGGGAAAGCAATCGGCTCAGTAACCTGCCCGAGGCCGAAGAGCTGTCTGGAAAGCGTATGCTGGCTACATTTCCCGGTGATAAAGAATCCGGCGTATTCAGTCAGTTTAAAACCGTAGTTGAAACGGGGGAGCCCCTGGCGGTTGAAACGCACTACAAACACGGGCAGACAGACAAATGGTTTTACGTGCGCGTGGTTAAACACGGCGACGGATACGTTCAGACGACGCTCGATATTACGCCGGTAAAAGAAGCGGAGGCCGCCATTGAGGAGCAGGCTGATCTACTGCGGACAATCCTGAATAATTCGCAGACGGCGATCTCCCTGCACAGTGTAATTCGCGGTCAGAATGGGAAAATCGCCGATTTCAAAACGGCACTGGCCAACAAACGGGCACAGGAGATTTGGGGCGACACCCTCAAACAGCACATGAGCCGGTCGTTTCTGGAGCATCGGCCCGAAGCGGCTGGAACGCCTGAATTTGAGCGGTACGTGCAGGTTGTGAACACGGGGGAGCCCGCCAGATTTGAGTTCGGTGTTGCCGATAAACTATACTCGATCAACATTGCCCGCGCTGGAGATGGGGTCGTACTCTCTTCGGTCGATATCACCAGCGACCGGCAGTACCAGCGGCAGCTTGAGCAGATCAATGCCGAGTTGAAACGCTCCAACGAGAGCCTACAGGCATTTGCCTACATTGCCAGTCACGACTTGCAGGAGCCGCTGCGAAAGATTACGTCGTTCAGCTCAATTCTGAGTGGTCAGTACACGGAGCAGCTCGATGACAGGGGGCTCGATATCCTCGTCCGTATCCAATCATCGGCCGAACGCATGTCCAGTTTGATCCGGGATTTGCTTAGCTATGCCCGTATCGGTAGCCAGCCGGACTCGTTCCGGCCTGTTGATCTGCATACGGTACTGACGGAGTTGCTCAATGACATGGAGTTTACCGTGGGGATGGCCGGTGCCACGATTCAGCTGGATCAGCTACCGCAGGTGGTGGGCGATCCGGTGCAGTTGCACCAGCTGTTTCAGAATCTGTTGAGCAACGCGGTGAAATTTCACCGGGAAGGCGTACCCCCCGTCGTGCAGATCAGTAGTGAACGGGTCGCGGACGATCGGCTGCCCCCGTCGCTACGGGAGAGTCGACCAAGCGGATGTTCATTCTGGGCAATCCGGGTTGCCGATAATGGTATTGGGTTCGACGAAAAATATAACGACCGGATTTTTCAGGTGTTTCAACGCCTGCACAGCCGCAATCTGTATAGCGGCACCGGTATCGGCCTGGCGATCGTCAGAAAAGTGGCCGAGCAGCACGGCGGGGTAATAATCGCCGAGAGCCGCCCCGATGCCGGGTCTACCTTCACGGTGTACCTGCCGGGGTAA
- a CDS encoding transglycosylase domain-containing protein, whose protein sequence is MTDRQRTALRIVGGILLSILLIAGVGVGIAFSKRESLLQTALAKITRKAERDYNLDLTIGSARFTGLTSVAFTNIAVVPQDRDSLARIGRVEVSVRLWPLLLGKIGLSTMALENARIQVIKRDSLTNVDFLLHPRKDSTATDTPKSTRKTDLADVTENLIDNVLSKIPDDLDVKNLDVVGINNEDTLRLFTQTATIHDEQVQSTILLNRNEAVWHLTGTADPADREYDLALFANQPDGRAKPLELAYIQKRYNLMLQADTLRAQLRDVDRSRGEFRLEGAGSVRNLRVNHPAIARTDVLVPQASMDARLFVGKDYVGIDSTSTLRLGEVSARPFVKYTLPDRTVPEGQPGSGKQYDVQLHTDPMNAQALFNSFPQGLFESLEGMQVAGKLKYDLSFQFDTALPDSVKFDSGLTPDNFKILKMGRTDFGAINKPFNYTPYEKGKPVRTIYVGPTNPDYTPLNEIAPDLRNALLTSEDYTFFTHKGFNERAFRVSIATNFKEKSFKRGASTVSMQLVKNVFLNRNKTLSRKVEEILIVWLIENQHIVPKERMYEVYLNIIEWGRNIYGIGEAARYYFAKRPSELSLGESIFLAFVVPRPKAALNWFVPGGGLQVRNVRGYFRIIGRIMAKRGLTAPDSGAYGFYDVRLREGLRRELPPVDTLMQSDSLMVDPIESDIDADGDGTGIGNFFRRLFKGRAERGTDEQQPAVQSDAPASVDPAVPTADTVKTRKQLRQERRERKRREREAEQPNDNGTQ, encoded by the coding sequence ATGACGGATCGTCAACGTACAGCCCTCCGTATTGTGGGTGGCATTCTTCTGAGTATTCTGCTGATTGCGGGCGTGGGTGTGGGCATTGCCTTCTCAAAACGTGAAAGCCTGCTTCAGACCGCCCTCGCCAAAATTACCCGCAAAGCCGAGCGCGACTATAACCTCGACCTAACGATCGGTTCTGCCCGCTTCACCGGCCTGACGTCGGTTGCCTTCACCAACATTGCCGTGGTACCCCAGGACCGCGACAGCCTTGCCCGCATCGGGCGCGTGGAAGTATCGGTGCGGCTGTGGCCACTGCTGCTGGGCAAAATCGGCCTGTCGACGATGGCGCTGGAGAATGCCAGGATTCAGGTTATCAAGCGCGATTCACTGACGAACGTCGACTTTCTGCTGCATCCCCGTAAGGATTCAACGGCAACTGATACGCCGAAGTCGACACGTAAAACCGACCTGGCTGACGTTACCGAAAACCTGATCGACAATGTACTGTCGAAAATCCCCGACGATCTGGACGTAAAGAATCTGGATGTGGTGGGGATCAACAACGAGGATACACTCCGGCTCTTCACCCAGACGGCTACCATCCACGACGAGCAGGTACAGTCGACTATTCTGCTGAATAGAAACGAAGCCGTCTGGCACCTCACCGGCACTGCCGACCCCGCCGACCGCGAGTACGACCTGGCCCTGTTTGCCAATCAGCCCGACGGCCGCGCCAAACCACTTGAACTGGCCTACATCCAGAAACGCTACAACCTGATGCTCCAGGCCGACACCCTGCGGGCGCAACTGAGGGACGTCGACCGGTCGCGGGGTGAGTTTCGGCTGGAAGGAGCCGGATCGGTGCGAAATCTGCGCGTCAATCACCCGGCCATTGCCCGCACCGACGTGCTGGTGCCCCAGGCATCGATGGACGCCAGGCTGTTCGTTGGCAAAGACTATGTCGGTATCGACAGCACCTCCACACTGCGGCTGGGCGAAGTCAGTGCGCGCCCGTTTGTGAAGTACACCCTCCCCGACCGGACCGTACCTGAGGGGCAGCCGGGTTCGGGCAAGCAGTACGACGTTCAGCTCCATACCGACCCGATGAACGCGCAGGCCCTGTTCAATTCGTTTCCGCAGGGGTTGTTCGAGTCGCTCGAAGGTATGCAGGTAGCGGGTAAGCTGAAGTACGATCTGTCGTTTCAGTTCGACACGGCCCTCCCCGATTCGGTTAAATTCGACTCCGGCCTGACGCCCGATAACTTCAAAATTCTGAAGATGGGCCGTACCGATTTCGGCGCGATCAACAAACCGTTCAACTACACACCGTACGAGAAAGGCAAGCCCGTCCGTACGATTTACGTTGGCCCGACCAACCCCGACTACACCCCCCTCAACGAGATCGCCCCCGATCTGCGCAACGCCCTGCTCACGTCGGAAGATTATACGTTTTTCACGCACAAGGGCTTCAACGAGAGGGCGTTTCGGGTATCGATAGCCACCAACTTCAAGGAGAAATCGTTTAAGCGCGGGGCCAGCACAGTTTCGATGCAGCTGGTGAAGAACGTGTTTCTGAACCGCAACAAGACCCTCTCGCGCAAGGTCGAGGAAATCCTGATCGTGTGGCTGATCGAAAATCAGCACATCGTGCCGAAAGAGCGGATGTACGAAGTGTACCTCAACATCATCGAGTGGGGCCGCAACATCTACGGTATCGGTGAAGCCGCTCGCTACTATTTCGCCAAACGCCCCTCGGAGCTGTCGCTGGGCGAAAGCATTTTCCTGGCCTTCGTCGTGCCGCGCCCCAAAGCAGCCCTGAACTGGTTCGTACCAGGGGGTGGTTTGCAGGTGCGTAACGTGCGGGGCTACTTCCGCATCATCGGCAGAATCATGGCGAAACGTGGCCTGACGGCCCCCGACTCCGGCGCCTATGGCTTCTACGACGTACGGCTGCGCGAAGGCTTACGCCGGGAGCTTCCCCCCGTCGATACGCTCATGCAATCGGACAGCCTGATGGTCGACCCGATCGAATCGGATATCGATGCGGATGGCGACGGTACGGGGATCGGTAATTTCTTCCGTCGACTGTTTAAAGGACGTGCTGAGCGCGGCACCGATGAGCAGCAACCCGCCGTTCAGTCAGACGCACCGGCATCGGTAGACCCCGCGGTACCCACCGCTGACACGGTGAAGACCCGCAAACAGCTTCGGCAGGAACGACGCGAACGCAAACGACGCGAACGCGAAGCCGAGCAACCCAACGACAACGGTACGCAGTAG
- a CDS encoding DsbA family oxidoreductase, whose amino-acid sequence MDVEIWSDVMCPFCYIGKRKFEQALAEFPQRDQVRVVWKSFQLNPDQKTEPNKSINTYLAEVKGWSVEQAKAMNDRVTDMAREVGLDYHMDRAVVANSFDAHRVIQLAKTQNLGDAMEERLFLAYFTEGRNTADHATLLELGTEIGLSADAVTQVLNSDQFADAVGQDIYESRQVGVRGVPFFVLNQRYAVSGAQQPETFLGALNTAYSEWSKSQPTLTDLSGDAPACDVDGTCN is encoded by the coding sequence ATGGATGTCGAAATCTGGAGCGACGTTATGTGCCCGTTCTGCTACATCGGCAAGCGGAAATTTGAGCAGGCGCTGGCCGAGTTTCCGCAGCGCGATCAGGTGCGGGTCGTCTGGAAAAGTTTTCAACTGAACCCCGACCAGAAAACCGAACCCAACAAGTCGATCAATACGTATCTGGCGGAGGTGAAAGGCTGGAGCGTGGAGCAGGCCAAAGCCATGAACGACCGCGTAACCGACATGGCCCGCGAAGTGGGTCTGGATTACCACATGGACCGGGCCGTTGTCGCTAACTCGTTCGACGCGCACCGGGTCATTCAACTGGCCAAAACGCAGAACCTGGGCGATGCGATGGAGGAGCGCCTGTTCCTGGCGTATTTCACCGAAGGCCGCAACACCGCTGACCACGCGACCCTGCTCGAACTCGGTACCGAAATTGGCTTGTCGGCCGATGCGGTTACGCAGGTGCTGAACAGCGATCAGTTTGCCGATGCCGTGGGGCAGGACATTTACGAGTCGCGGCAGGTAGGCGTGCGGGGCGTCCCGTTTTTCGTGCTCAACCAACGGTACGCCGTGTCGGGCGCGCAGCAACCCGAGACCTTTCTGGGCGCGCTGAATACCGCTTATTCAGAGTGGTCGAAAAGCCAGCCTACCCTTACCGATCTGTCGGGCGATGCACCGGCCTGCGACGTCGACGGTACCTGCAATTAA
- a CDS encoding 30S ribosomal protein S16: MAVKIRLSRRGRKKMAIYDIVVAESVAPRDGRFIEKIGSYNPNTDPSTVVLKSDRAVHWLMVGAQPTDTARSVLSHEGIMYKKHLQVGVNKGAITQEQADEKFSNWKDDKENRKAGAADAKTQTKEQARAARLEAEQKVNAARAEAIAKKNKVEEPVAEEAPVAEAAGEEAPAAETDAAASTEETTSAE; this comes from the coding sequence ATGGCTGTTAAAATTCGTTTATCGCGTCGTGGACGCAAAAAAATGGCGATTTACGACATCGTGGTAGCTGAATCAGTAGCTCCCCGCGATGGCCGGTTTATCGAGAAAATTGGTTCGTACAACCCCAACACCGACCCATCGACGGTCGTACTGAAATCGGACCGGGCCGTACATTGGCTCATGGTTGGCGCACAGCCTACCGACACGGCTCGTTCGGTATTGTCGCACGAGGGTATCATGTACAAGAAACACCTCCAGGTGGGCGTAAACAAAGGCGCTATCACCCAGGAGCAGGCCGACGAGAAATTCTCGAACTGGAAAGACGACAAGGAGAATCGGAAAGCCGGTGCCGCTGATGCAAAGACCCAGACCAAAGAGCAGGCTCGTGCCGCTCGTCTGGAAGCTGAGCAGAAGGTGAATGCCGCCCGCGCTGAAGCCATCGCCAAGAAAAACAAGGTTGAAGAGCCAGTAGCTGAGGAAGCACCTGTAGCGGAAGCTGCCGGTGAAGAAGCACCTGCTGCTGAAACCGACGCGGCTGCTTCGACCGAAGAAACCACCAGCGCTGAATAA
- a CDS encoding TetR/AcrR family transcriptional regulator, which translates to MGLVERRQRQKEEVRNSILTAAWDQVLAEGWPSLSIRKIADAIEYSVPVVYSHFESKDAILLEFTRQGFARLIEQIKQSALCDKEPAERLEGIAQTYWQFAFDNREYYQLMFGLGIPTCDAANHIVEMRQFGDVITYTIKELIADGPNADADVYLKFKTYWSILHGLVSIQMIDPHLSAADKHGKLILHDAVSGFVKSLIY; encoded by the coding sequence ATGGGACTGGTAGAACGACGACAACGACAGAAAGAAGAAGTCAGAAACAGCATTCTGACGGCCGCCTGGGATCAGGTGCTGGCCGAAGGCTGGCCGTCGCTGTCGATTCGGAAAATTGCTGACGCCATTGAATACAGTGTGCCAGTGGTTTACAGTCACTTCGAAAGCAAGGACGCGATTCTGCTGGAATTCACCCGGCAGGGGTTCGCCCGCCTGATCGAACAGATCAAGCAGAGCGCACTCTGCGATAAAGAACCGGCCGAACGACTGGAAGGTATTGCGCAGACGTACTGGCAATTCGCGTTCGACAACCGGGAATACTACCAGCTTATGTTCGGGCTGGGTATTCCGACCTGCGACGCGGCTAATCACATCGTTGAAATGCGGCAGTTCGGCGATGTCATTACCTACACCATCAAAGAATTGATTGCGGATGGCCCCAATGCCGACGCGGATGTGTACCTGAAATTCAAAACGTACTGGTCTATCCTGCACGGGCTGGTGTCGATTCAGATGATTGACCCGCACCTGTCGGCGGCTGATAAACACGGAAAACTGATTTTGCACGACGCTGTTTCGGGCTTCGTAAAGTCGCTGATCTACTAA